In a single window of the Trichoderma breve strain T069 chromosome 6, whole genome shotgun sequence genome:
- a CDS encoding amino acid permease domain-containing protein, with protein MFRHNRSGKFDDEPRLDDVSAEDAPAYQQQYGVRSVDNSDQGLIDPDSGVKRGLKNRHLSMMALAGIIGPGLLVGSGGALNSGGPASLIIGFGVIGIIAFSVMQSLGEITTLYPGGGAFVSLAERMVDKSFSVAVGWNYFIIWATVLASEYNVICSILNFWAPGVPLWGWFLILWTVFLAFQIIGGITAFGEAEYILALIKILGLTAYFIFSIVYASGGLIGQDGAIGFRYWHHPGAFNGHGFRGVATVFVFCSTFYAGVESVAVAATETRNPGVAVPRAIRQVFFRIIFVYMGSAFFFGLTCPADSDELINGGAKALQSPMTIAIQNAGWNGGVHLINAFILITCLSAVNSSIYIGSRTILYMAQSGKAPKILGWVNKRGVPVWAIVLTNAVGAISMMNVSTGASKAYSYIINLAGQRRVSDLPFKSMFYPYSPYFGVFFNVFLALVQGWTTLSPFTAGKFVDAYILLPLFGVIYVVCKLYWRGEDPFKRSWDIDLDSGRRNDLDKSGIEVGGGGYEEEEQTKRVPLWRKIWSSL; from the exons ATGTTTCGCCACAACAGGTCCGGCAAGTTTGACGACGAGCCGCGACTGGATGATGTCTCTGCCGAAGACGCTCCGGCATATCAGCAGCAGTATGGAGTGCGCAGCGTGGACAACAGTGATCAAGGCTTGATCGACCCAGATTCAGGTGTCAAGCGCGGGTTGAAAAATCGCCATCTGTCCATGATGGCACTCGCCGGTATCATTGGTCCCGGTTTGCTGGTTGGCTCAGGAGGCGCGTTGAACAGCGGAGGGCCAGCGTCTCTAATTATTGGATTTGGTGTTATCG GTATCATTGCTTTCTCAGTCATGCAATCTCTGGGTGAAATCACCACTCTGTACCCGGGTGGTGGCGCCTTTGTCTCGCTAGCTGAGCGCATGGTCGACAAGTCATTCTCCGTGGCCGTTGGTTGGAACTATTTCATCATCTGGGCCACCGTCTTGGCCAGCGAGTACAACGTCATCTGCAGCATTCTCAATTTCTGGGCACCTGGGGTTCCTCTCTGGGGCTGGTTCCTTATTCTGTGGACCGTATTCTTGGCCTTTCAAATCATTGGAGGCATCACGGCCTTTGGAGAAGCAGAGTACATCCTGGCGCTCATAAAGATCCTTGGTCTAACAGCCTacttcatcttttccattgTATATGCGTCTGGCGGGCTCATTGGCCAGGACGGGGCCATTGGATTTCGATACTGGCATCATCCTGGAGCCTTCAACGGTCATGGCTTCCGAGGAGTTGCCACTGTGTTTGTCTTTTGCTCTACATTTTATGCTGGAGTAGagtctgttgctgttgccgcCACGGAGACGAGAAATCCGGGTGTTGCAGTTCCGCGGGCTATCCGTCAAGTGTTCTTCCGCATCATTTTTGTCTACATGGGatctgccttcttctttggcctcaCTTGCCCAGCTGATTCTGACGAGCTGATCAACGGAGGGGCCAAGGCGTTGCAGAGCCCGATGACGATAGCCATCCAGAATGCTGGTTGGAACGGAG GtgttcatctcatcaatgctttcatcctcatcacctgTCTGTCTGCTGTCAACTCATCCATCTATATTGGCTCTCGTACCATCTTATATATGGCGCAGTCTGGAAAGGCACCCAAGATCCTCGGCTGGGTCAACAAGCGAGGCGTCCCCGTCTGGGCCATTGTCCTCACCAATGCCGTCGGTGCCATTTCTATGATGAATGTCTCAACCGGAGCATCAAAGGCTTACAGCTACATCATCAATCTTGCTGGA CAGCGCCGAGTAAGCGATTTGCCGTTCAAGAGCATGTTTTACCCTTACAGTCCCTACTTTGGAgtcttcttcaacgtcttCCTCGCGCTGGTGCAGGGATGGACAACACTGTCTCCGTTTACTGCGGGTAAATTTGTGGATGCGTATATTCTGCTGCCACTCTTTGGCGTTATATACGTGGTGTGCAAGCTGTACTGGAGAGGGGAGGATCCTTTCAAGAGGAGCTGGGATATTGATTTGGATAGTGGACGGAGGAACGATCTTGATAAGAGCGGCATTGAggtaggaggaggagggtatgaggaggaggagcagacAAAGAGGGTGCCGCTGTGGAGAAAGATTTGGTCGTCTCTGTAA
- a CDS encoding hemolysin-III related domain-containing protein, translated as MTSAPRLRLSSPMPQVPVAHRDSKIDSMSLSPRLLSTTSRAGKSRTVLLSFEELPHWHQDNEFIRHGYRPISGSAQVSLRSWSFIHNETVNIFSHLIPAVAFLLGEWYILQYLASNHHNMSGADFFIFAFFLLTGVVCMGLSATYHTLMNHSHEVEQFWLRFDLVGIVILTLGDFVSGIYMVFWCEPLQRKIYWSMIGVLGSITIFIMLNPKFKGKEFRVFRALAFVGTGLSGFAPLIHGIVMFGWSQMMKQSGLPYYLAEAGCLLLGALIYVTKFPESRYPGKFDIYGSSHQLFHILVVFATVSQLVGILTAFDYNITHRTCSAP; from the exons ATGACATCTGCTCCCCGTCTTCGCCTTTCGTCCCCGATGCCGCAGGTACCAGTGGCGCACCGAGACTCCAAGATCGATTCCATGTCCCTCAGCCCACGGCTTCTGAGCACCACCTCCAGGGCCGGAAAGTCTCGCACTGTTCTTCTTTCGTTTGAAGAGCTACCACATTGGCATCAGGATAATGAGTTCATCCGTCATGGCTATCGCCCAATCTCGGGCTCGGCTCAGGTTTCATTGCGCAGCTGGTCGTTTATCCACAACGAGACGGTCAATATCTTTTCTCACCTAATACCGGCAGTcgcttttcttctcggcGAGTGGTATATTCTACAGTATCTTGCAAGCAACCACCATAACATGTCCGGCGCCgatttcttcatctttgccttcttcctcttaaCTGGTGTTGTTTGCATGGGACTGTCAGCGACATATCATACCCTTATGAACCACTCCCACGAGGTTGAACAATTTTGGCTGCGGTTTGATCTGGTTGGCATAGTTATCCTGACGCTTGGTGACTTTGTATCGGGAATCTACATGGTGTTTTGGTGTGAACCTTTACAACGCAAAATTTACTGGTCTATG ATTGGGGTTCTCGGATCGAttaccatcttcatcatgttAAATCCCAAGTTCAAGGGCAAAGAGTTCCGCGTTTTCCGAGCACTGGCGTTCGTAGGAACAGGCCTATCCGGCTTTGCGCCCTTGATACATGGAATCGTCATGTTCGGCTGGTCGCAAATGATGAAGCAGTCCGGACTGCCCTATTATCTGGCCGAAGCAGGATGCCTTCTGCTTGGGGCCTTGATTTATGTC ACCAAGTTTCCCGAGAGCCGGTATCCTGGTAAATTCGACATCTACGGCTCTTCCCATCAACTCTTCCACATACTAGTAGTCTTTGCCACGGTGTCCCAGTTGGTTGGAATACTGACTGCCTTTGACTACAACATCACCCACCGAACATGCTCAGCTCCCTGA
- a CDS encoding vacuolar sorting protein 9 (VPS9) domain-containing protein, whose amino-acid sequence MQPLNPFLSAFFKSQVVAQCTPVHHHILLVPLTDVLLTHRETESGAPAHEVVASEEFLASHVLRIAGPDGPVGAKDSTQNLREARGKARQFNTLNGRSVIVKDSFIYSNKGFKSLAQAQILNDTIWYPDVFEPRQWLVYFISKPLVGTWEEIRLEPAVLVSGTRSRAAAEQQQKKQTNGDSADNALPRKKDIRSFHDLLNHFPMIARQMQPGLEKLFIEFSTVFQKPLPPPPSASYIPDPKPDGPVATAAKRARADSLTVKSGKANHNSLPVVEDFFVEDDEDIMRAALESAVTAAIDIFQGVDKQQLSLLGATTDLTGPLVEKLIERYIAENVHGLLFGKLSAIKRRDDLELEAKIRKMEFIDISQLGIAIDGGMKAKHDLVTQLNPAVEEFRKISTAMSPQEMLDLLLSTMKIASQLTDTSRPLGGSGTDLPSSEKAIMTVNADTLVSLLLYVVIRSQAKNLQARLAYVRNFIFVEDVDSGEMGYALSTFEAVLAYLFTDSAGLRRASRKNKALWDAAKGADLKELRNIMEPNPCAVGNDDDIEDSDNDVDDRTPPKPPFKLAHGSSRRSSLVLNSSDRFSHGTGLGHVFPFQIASGDGANESILDLPLKRTKRVAMDTRSLSSASEFSYHSIATIGTLGSALEGDISVERLAQTSSALGESVLMMAVQSGSVETLGYLLSLSGYYPFDIVLRDVNNENTTLLSAATQLGNRELINSFLDYLLDKSNPGQLGQYFSIQDIWGRSVGHYLFNAPWMIGVIGPLIPWRQRDKNGQTPLFALCRCYDHVEYYTMVEDGIRAAQQTQLDGQPLHVDEHIDGKGNTLLHIMNDPRLALRILQYCDVDVNATNEKKFTALMVASKYGRYDMVRALFADPRVDIGAKELRGLTAVELAKDDDVRNRIDDLGLFSMPPARDGRITGVVRAFFVEDSTVRLVLKSAAPTDHDSYTVTTSRRSLTDFEQLARLLAEENPASWIPSISDTRWPFQLPSRPSRAALRDIQIRTDWFLKIMLSHPTLSTHEMLWEFFLVPELQLEAMEQRTKLKTETRVEKIREEYEPMEDVREVEQFVNHAREMVRSISYSTKSVTRRANAVGQVATDFYDASALLYRAVFTIQYLPPQHIVGMEVFVRAMAPVQHNPQAVFHTTLLAIQSTVQALLSSLARPTNLIGQITAAKREADRNDSSALRPSRWPLGLLDDSRQRHQEEKEKRARQSREQASQLSRELRYTQQTVASELAGWQELHDQMGLRAIREYARSMVVQERVRLEGMMRALRIVRLGNYQQGGVNAMSQRRPPSPPTDQKQETEDGDEVPTGNETSGVE is encoded by the exons ATGCAACCACTAAACCCCTTTCTGTccgccttcttcaagagCCAGGTCGTTGCGCAGTGCACCCCCGTCCACCACCACATCTTGCTGGTTCCCTTGACCGATGTGCTTCTCACCCATCGCGAGACGGAGAGCGGCGCCCCGGCCCACGAGGTCGTCGCCTCGGAGGAGTTTCTAGCCAGCCATGTGCTGCGCATCGCCGGGCCTGACGGGCCTGTGGGCGCCAAGGACAGCACGCAGAACTTGCGCGAAGCGCGAGGCAAGGCTCGCCAGTTCAACACGCTGAACGGGAGGAGCGTCATTGTCAAGGACTCTTTCATCTACAGTAACAAAG GTTTCAAGTCTCTTGCGCAAGCCCAGATCCTCAACGACACCATCTGGTACCCCGACGTCTTCGAACCTCGACAATGGCTGGTATACTTCATCTCGAAACCTCTTGTTGGAACGTGGGAGGAGATCAGGCTCGAGCCCGCGGTTCTCGTCTCTGGCACCAGGAGCCGCGCGGCTGCGGAGcaacagcaaaagaagcagacCAACGGCGACTCAGCGGACAATGCCTTGCCGCGCAAGAAAGATATTAGGAGCTTCCATGATCTTCTCAACCACTTCCCCATGATTGCTCGCCAAATGCAACCCGGGCTGGAGAAACTCTTCATCGAATTCTCAACAGTCTTCCAGAAGCCGCTGCCACCCCCGCCGTCTGCCTCATACATTCCAGATCCGAAGCCAGACGGCCCTGTTGCGACCGCAGCTAAAAGGGCGAGGGCAGACAGCCTGACGGTTAAGAGCGGCAAAGCCAATCATAATAGCCTACCTGTTGTAGAGGACTTTTTCgttgaggatgatgaggatattATGCGCGCGGCCCTTGAGAGCGCTGTTACGGCTGCTATTGATATCTTCCAAGGAGTGGATAAACAACAGCTGTCGCTACTAGGCGCTACAACAGATCTAACGGGTCCCCTTGTGGAAAAGCTGATTGAGCGTTACATTGCTGAGAACGTCCATGGCCTGCTTTTTGGCAAGCTCAGCGCCATCAAGCGGCGAGATGATTTGGAACTCGAAGCCAAGATTCGGAAAATGGAATTCATTGACATCTCCCAATTAGGAATCGCCATCGACGGGGGCATGAAAGCCAAACACGATCTTGTTACACAGCTCAACCCTGCCGTCGAAGAATTCAGAAAGATTTCCACCGCTATGAGCCCACAGGAAATGCTGGATTTATTACTATCGACCATGAAGATCGCTTCTCAGCTTACCGATACCTCAAGGCCTCTTGGCGGTTCTGGAACAGATTTGCCATCATCCGAAAAGGCGATTATGACTGTGAACGCCGATACCTTGGTTTCCCTGTTGTTGTACGTCGTGATTCGATCTCAAGCCAAAAACCTACAGGCTCGCCTTGCCTATGTGAGGAATTTCATCTTTGTCGAGGATGTAGACAGCGGGGAGATGGGATATGCCTTGAGCACTTTCGAAGCTGTTCTGGCATATCTTTTCACAGATTCGGCGGGCTTACGCCGCGCCAGTAGGAAGAACAAGGCTCTGTGGGATGCCGCCAAGGGAGCAGACCTGAAGGAACTGAGGAACATAATGGAACCGAATCCTTGCGCAGTTGGcaatgacgacgacatcgaAGATAGTGACAACGATGTGGACGATCGAACCCCTCCCAAGCCTCCGTTTAAGCTGGCGCATGGCTCGTCAAGGCGATCATCGCTTGTGTTGAACTCCTCGGACCGATTCTCTCACGGCACTGGGCTTGGCCACGTATTCCCCTTTCAGATTGCCAGCGGCGATGGCGCAAACGAGTCAATACTCGATCTACCCCTCAAGAGAACCAAGAGAGTTGCTATGGACACTAGGAGCTTGTCAAGTGCATCCGAGTTCTCGTACCACTCAATAGCAACCATCGGCACACTGGGAAGCGCGCTGGAAGGTGACATCTCTGTGGAGAGGCTTGCACAGACCAGCAGTGCCCTGGGTGAATCCGTTTTGATGATGGCCGTGCAGAGTGGAAGTGTAGAAACGTTGGGCTAtctcttgtccttgtctgGATACTATCCGTTTGACATTGTGCTGAGAGACGTGAATAACGAAAACACCACGCTACTGAGTGCTGCCACTCAGCTAGGTAACCGAGAGCTGATTAACTCATTCCTTGACTACCTGCTCGACAAGTCCAACCCAGGACAGTTGGGCCAGTACTTTTCAATACAAGACATTTGGGGCCGAAGTGTTGGGCACTACCTGTTCAACGCGCCTTGGATGATAGGGGTTATTGGACCCCTGATCCCTTGGCGCCAAAGAGACAAGAATGGGCAGACGCCGCTTTTCGCATTGTGTCGCTGCTACGATCATGTGGAGTACTATACCATGGTTGAGGATGGTATCAGGGCTGCGCAGCAAACACAGCTTGACGGGCAGCCGCTGCACGTGGATGAGCATATAGACGGAAAGGGAAACACTCTGCTGCACATTATGAATGACCCGAGACTGGCGTTGAGAATCCTGCAATATTGTGACGTGGATGTCAACGCGACGAACGAGAAGAAGTTTACAGCGCTCATGGTTGCCAGCAAATACGGCCGATATGATATGGTCAGGGCTCTTTTTGCTGACCCTAGAGTAGACATTGGGGCTAAAGAACTACGAGGTCTCACGGCAGTAGAGCTGgccaaagacgacgatgtcAGAAATAGAATTGACGACCTTGGTCTTTTCAGCATGCCACCCGCAAGGGACGGGCGGATAACGGGAGTCGTCAGAGCCTTTTTCGTCGAGGACAGCACAGTTAGGTTGGTGCTAAAATCGGCAGCTCCAACAGATCATGACAGTTACACGGTTACTACGAGTCGCCGGTCTTTGACTGATTTTGAGCAGTTGGCACGCTTGCTGGCCGAGGAGAATCCTGCGTCATGGATACCTTCGATATCAGACACCAGATGGCCGTTCCAACTACcctcgaggccatctcgCGCGGCGCTGCGAGATATCCAGATACGAACGGACTGGTTTCTGAAAATCATGTTGAGCCATCCCACGCTTTCTACTCACGAGATGCTGTGGGAATTCTTCCTCGTACCAGAACTACAACTAGAAGCCATGGAGCAGAGAACAAAACTCAAAACGGAAACAAGGGTAGAGAAGATCCGCGAAGAGTACGAACCTATGGAGGACGTACGGGAAGTTGAGCAATTCGTCAACCACGCGCGAGAGATGGTCCGAAGCATTAGTTACTCCACGAAGAGCGTGACGAGACGTGCGAATGCTGTTGGCCAAGTTGCTACAG ATTTCTACGATGCATCAGCGCTGCTGTATCGGGCAGTATTTACCATTCAATATCTGCCCCCGCAGCACATTGTAGGCATGGAGGTGTTTGTTCGGGCCATGGCGCCCGTTCAGCACAACCCACAAGCTGTGTTTCACACGACGCTTCTAGCGATTCAATCCACGGTGCAGGCATTACTCTCTTCGCTAGCTAGGCCGACGAATCTTATTGGACAGATCACGGCAGCCAAACGGGAGGCGGATAGAAACGATAGTTCCGCGCTGCGACCTTCGAGATGGCCCCTAGGCTTGCTCGACGACTCGAGACAGCGACaccaagaggagaaggagaagcgagCACGCCAATCACGAGAGCAGGCGTCGCAACTGTCCAGGGAGCTTCGATACACGCAACAGACAGTAGCCAGCGAATTGGCTGGATGGCAGGAGCTGCACGATCAAATGGGCCTCAGGGCCATTCGCGAGTACGCCCGAAGCATGGTGGTGCAAGAACGGGTAAGGCTCGAAGGCATGATGCGAGCGTTGCGGATAGTACGACTGGGGAACTACCAACAAGGGGGGGTGAATGCCATGTCACAGCGACGACCCCCATCGCCCCCAACGGATCAGAAACAAGAAACCGAGGACGGGGATGAGGTGCCGACAGGAAACGAAACAAGCGGAGTGGAGTGA
- a CDS encoding GMC oxidoreductase domain-containing protein — translation MAKSQFDFIVVGGGTSGSVVASRLARTRAQPSVLLLEAGGANSGLTHRCPGESSSFYTSDEAAPLNYRYRADLGDRLKGRELQYDRGRGLGGTSCINIGLWDYGSPAEMDEWAALVGDQDWSWAATQERMQKIENVHYVDENGDERGLNGQTSKRFGPVDVSQLVSYAPTLKMILEAAKEVNWPVIPDISHGALGLSVPPFAVYKGLRITAASAYLSDLPCNLIVKVESMVARIILDEGIAKGVELDFAFKDVIICAGTFDTPKILMLSGIGPPEELAEHGIPVQVPLSGVGQNLADHPSLRLYTRVNVDAIPSDGKPGGDVSTWRDQWLKDQKGPLAMVPNKFTNGYFKIGNLEHLSGWKQLNDHTKDYLMRPLTSNIEYVATIIPDPSLLHTVLRISVLLMNAQSRGKVHLKSSDQAEPPRILLNYLQHPFDLQVMIQGVRKAMGFAQSAGFAHGSFDGLKSGSDDDIMDYTQKNLQVSWHAMGTTKMGKPADETAVVGPDLRVFGVQKLRVADLSVCPVIPSNHTQSTAYLIGEVAAEKLIAEYSLDLLTTG, via the exons ATGGCAAAATCTCAATTCGATTTCATCGTCGTGGGTGGCGGAACATCCGGTAGCGTGGTGGCTTCTCGACTTGCCCGGACTCGAGCTCAGCCGTCGGtgcttcttctggaagcTGGCGGTGCCAACTCAGGCCTGACTCATCGCTGTCCGGGCGAATCATCGTCATTTTACACCTCGGATGAGGCTGCACCTCTCAACTATCGTTATAGAGCTGATCTAGGTGACAGACTGAAGGGGAGGGAGCTGCAGTATGACCGCGGCCGTGGTCTCGGCGGCACCTCGTGTATCAACATAGGATTGTGGGATTATGGCAGCCCGGCAGAGATGGACGAGTGGGCTGCGTTGGTTGGTGACCAGGATTGGAGCTGGGCAGCTACGCAGGAGAGAATGCAAAAG ATAGAGAATGTTCACTACGTGGACGAAAATGGTGATGAGAGGGGTTTGAATGGGCAAACTTCAAAGCGGTTTGG CCCTGTCGACGTGTCTCAACTTGTTTCCTATGCACCTACGCTAAAGATGATTTTAGAAGCAGCGAAAGAGGTAAAC TGGCCTGTGATCCCAGATATCAGTCACGGGGCTCTGGGACTTTCTGTCCCACCCTTTGCGGTTTACAAGGGTCTTCGTATCACGGCGGCTTCAGCATATCTGTCTGACCTGCCGTGTAATCTTATTGTCAAGGTCGAGTCCATGGTTGCTCGTATTATCCTTGATGAAGGCATTGCTAAAGGAGTAGAGCTCG ACTTTGCCTTCAAAGACGTGATTATTTGCGCTGGGACCTTTGACACCCCCAAAATTTTAATGTTGTCCGGAATCGGACCTCCTGAGGAGCTGGCTGAGCATGGGATTCCAGTTCAGGTGCCTCTGTCTGGAGTTGGTCAGAACCTTGCAGATCACCCATCACTCCGGTTATATACACGGGTCAATGTCGACGCAATCCCTTCTGATGGCAAACCTGGGGGCGACGTGTCGACGTGGCGAGACCAATGGTTGAAGGACCAAAAGGGCCCCCTAGCCATGGTACCAAACAAATTTACCAATGGCTATTTCAAGATTGGCAACTTGGAACATCTCTCTGGGTGGAAGCAGCTCAATGATCACACCAAGGACTATCTGATGCGGCCGCTTACATCAAATATCGAGTATGTTGCT ACTATTATACCAGACCCGTCTCTGCTTCATACGGTGTTGAGGATTAGTGTTCTATTGATGAATGCCCAGTCCCGTGGGAAGGTCCATCTCAAAAGTTCGGATCAAGCAGAGCCTCCTCGAATTCTGCTCAATTACCTGCAGCATCCATTTGACTTGCAGGTCATGATTCAAGGTGTTAGAAAAGCCATGGGCTTTGCACAGTCTGCTGGCTTTGCGCATGGGTCGTTTGATGGACTGAAGAGCGGCTCGGATGATGATATAATG GATTATACGCAAAAAAATCTGCAGGTTTCGTGGCATGCAATGGGCACGACCAAGATGGGAAAGCCAGCAGATGAGACCGCAGTCGTGGGGCCGGACTTGCGAGTGTTTGGAGTGCAAAAGTTGCGAGTTGCAGATTTAAGCGTCTGTCCAGTTATCCCGAG TAACCACACACAATCTACAGCATATCTAATTGGCGAAGTTGCAGCAGAGAAACTTATTGCAGAGTACTCATTGGATTTATTAACTACAGGTTAA